In a single window of the Bacillus clarus genome:
- a CDS encoding NAD-dependent epimerase/dehydratase family protein gives MKMKKVLVLGGTRFFGKRLIEILLQDGHDVTIATRGFTEDPFGNSVKRIIVDREDERLLEERLGGVSYDVVYDNLCYISNTAKTICKVLRGKVKKYIMTSSMAVYEPSLSLREEDFNPYQYSIVYGDRKDFSYSEGKRLAEAVLFQHAMFPVIAVRFPVVIGENDYTKRLQFYVENVVKQVPMSVDHLDEKMSFVYEKEAGEFLAWCSQENIDGPINASSNGEISIREVINFVERNVGMKAIIQEEGDNIAPYNGMANCTINNRKAKELGFPFKNLEVEIQGVLHHYIDILK, from the coding sequence ATGAAAATGAAAAAAGTATTGGTTTTAGGTGGAACAAGGTTTTTTGGAAAGAGATTAATTGAAATTCTTTTGCAAGATGGACATGACGTAACCATTGCAACGCGCGGATTTACAGAGGATCCCTTTGGCAATTCTGTAAAAAGAATTATAGTGGATCGAGAAGACGAGAGGTTACTTGAAGAGCGCTTAGGAGGCGTGAGTTATGATGTTGTATATGATAACTTATGCTATATCTCAAATACAGCAAAAACTATATGTAAAGTATTACGTGGAAAAGTGAAAAAATATATTATGACATCTTCAATGGCTGTATATGAGCCATCATTAAGTTTAAGAGAAGAAGATTTTAATCCATACCAGTATTCAATTGTTTACGGAGACAGGAAAGATTTTTCTTATAGTGAAGGAAAAAGGCTAGCGGAGGCAGTTTTATTTCAGCATGCAATGTTCCCAGTTATTGCAGTGCGTTTTCCAGTTGTTATTGGGGAAAATGATTATACGAAGAGATTACAATTTTACGTGGAAAATGTAGTGAAGCAAGTGCCTATGTCTGTGGATCATTTAGACGAAAAAATGTCATTTGTATATGAAAAAGAAGCAGGAGAGTTTCTAGCATGGTGTAGTCAGGAGAACATAGATGGCCCAATTAATGCATCTAGTAATGGTGAAATTTCTATAAGGGAAGTTATTAACTTTGTTGAGAGAAATGTAGGAATGAAAGCCATTATTCAAGAAGAGGGAGATAATATAGCTCCCTACAATGGAATGGCTAATTGTACAATCAATAATAGAAAGGCTAAAGAATTAGGTTTTCCCTTTAAAAACTTAGAGGTAGAAATACAAGGTGTTTTACATCATTATATAGATATATTGAAATGA
- a CDS encoding MFS transporter, whose translation MNITTDGQQATEETKEKRYKTLFGSALGYAAEGLDMLLLSFVLVYILKEFHLSPVEGGNLTLATTIGMLIGSYLFGFIADLFGRIRTMAFTILLFSLATALIYFATDYWQLLILRFLVGMGVGGEFGIGMAIVTETWSKEMRAKATSVVALGWQFGVLVASLLPAFIVPHFGWRAVFLFGLIPALLAVYVRKSLSEPKIWQQKQEYKKALLQKENEGTLTSAEAEKLKHMKKFPLRKLFASKKVTITTIGLIIMSFIQNFGYYGIFTWMPTILANKYNYTLAKASGWMFISTIGMLIGIATFGILADKIGRRKTFSLYYIGGTIYCLVYFFLFTDATLLLWGSALLGFFANGMMGGFGAILAENYPAEARSTAENFIFGTGRGLAGFGPVIIGLLATGGNLMGALSLIFIIYPIGLLTMLVCVPETKGKVLE comes from the coding sequence ATGAACATCACTACTGATGGGCAACAAGCAACAGAGGAAACAAAGGAAAAAAGATACAAAACATTGTTTGGTTCCGCGTTAGGGTATGCAGCAGAAGGTTTAGATATGTTGCTCTTATCTTTCGTACTTGTCTATATTCTAAAGGAATTTCATTTAAGTCCGGTGGAAGGTGGAAACTTAACATTAGCCACAACAATTGGCATGTTAATTGGTTCCTACTTATTTGGATTTATCGCTGATTTATTTGGTCGTATTCGAACAATGGCCTTTACCATCCTACTATTTTCACTAGCAACGGCACTTATTTATTTTGCAACAGATTATTGGCAATTATTAATTCTTCGCTTTTTAGTTGGAATGGGCGTTGGCGGTGAATTTGGAATTGGAATGGCTATCGTAACAGAAACTTGGTCTAAAGAAATGCGCGCAAAGGCAACATCAGTTGTTGCACTTGGTTGGCAATTTGGTGTATTGGTCGCTTCACTACTTCCAGCATTTATTGTCCCGCATTTTGGCTGGAGAGCTGTTTTCTTATTCGGGTTAATTCCAGCTTTACTAGCTGTCTATGTTCGTAAAAGCTTAAGCGAACCGAAGATATGGCAACAGAAACAAGAATATAAGAAAGCATTATTACAAAAGGAAAATGAAGGAACTTTAACTAGTGCTGAAGCTGAAAAGTTAAAGCATATGAAAAAATTCCCTCTTAGAAAATTATTTGCAAGTAAAAAGGTAACAATAACAACTATCGGACTTATTATTATGTCATTCATACAAAACTTTGGATATTATGGAATTTTCACATGGATGCCTACCATTTTAGCAAATAAATACAACTATACATTAGCGAAAGCAAGTGGGTGGATGTTTATTTCTACAATTGGAATGTTGATTGGAATTGCAACATTCGGGATTTTAGCGGATAAAATCGGTCGTCGTAAAACTTTTTCACTATATTATATTGGTGGTACTATATATTGCCTCGTTTACTTCTTCTTATTTACAGATGCGACATTATTATTATGGGGAAGCGCATTGCTTGGTTTTTTTGCCAACGGAATGATGGGTGGATTCGGAGCTATTTTAGCTGAAAATTATCCTGCCGAAGCACGATCTACAGCTGAAAACTTTATTTTCGGTACGGGCCGTGGATTAGCTGGGTTTGGGCCAGTTATTATTGGTTTACTTGCTACAGGTGGAAATTTAATGGGTGCATTATCACTTATCTTTATTATCTATCCAATTGGATTACTTACAATGCTAGTATGTGTACCGGAAACAAAAGGGAAAGTACTAGAATAA
- a CDS encoding AmiS/UreI family transporter, with protein MGYVGLLLSGAALFLNSLVILGKTEAKSAGIFNLFVGVLQIVIPFYLIMISDQSNWTVYSYAATFLFGLTYLYVGVTFIKGLDGSGLGWFCLWVAIIAVFYMIVSFVQFQDVVNALTWFMWALLWYLFFVLNVQGKNINQYLGRIAFVQSWVTLTLPSLLYFMGVWGEPVVYEVWVYVSVVSILYFCYCIFKYRIR; from the coding sequence ATGGGTTACGTCGGATTATTACTTTCAGGTGCAGCTTTATTTTTAAATAGTCTTGTTATATTAGGTAAAACAGAAGCGAAGAGCGCTGGTATTTTTAATTTATTTGTAGGGGTATTGCAAATTGTTATTCCGTTTTACCTTATTATGATTTCTGATCAAAGCAATTGGACAGTATATTCTTACGCAGCTACTTTTTTATTTGGTTTAACATATTTATATGTAGGTGTGACATTTATTAAAGGGCTGGATGGTAGTGGATTGGGCTGGTTTTGTTTATGGGTAGCGATTATTGCAGTATTTTATATGATCGTGTCATTTGTACAATTTCAGGATGTTGTTAATGCGTTAACTTGGTTTATGTGGGCATTGCTTTGGTATTTATTCTTTGTGTTAAATGTACAAGGAAAGAATATTAATCAATACCTTGGTAGAATAGCATTTGTACAATCATGGGTGACACTTACACTTCCATCTCTCCTGTATTTTATGGGAGTATGGGGAGAACCAGTAGTATATGAAGTATGGGTTTACGTATCAGTAGTTTCAATTTTATATTTTTGCTACTGTATTTTTAAATATCGAATACGCTAA
- a CDS encoding sensor histidine kinase, which produces MLNLVLMMIERVGLIVILGFLLSHIKTFRRLLHKQYGCQDKLMLICIFSIFTIVSNYTGIEIAGNTIMNENWLQGVSSSSTIANTRIMGVGISGLLGGPIVGIGVGVIAGIHRYMLGGTTALSCAISSILAGMIAGYIGYIFQKHNRAITPKFSAILSVFIVSLEMLMILLIIEDGISVVKTIAIPMILVNSFGSFILLSMIQAILRQEENAKALQTHKVLRIADKTLPYFRQGLTEESCKHVAQIIHRFTGTDAVSLTDTEKILAHVGLASDHHIPSHSLITGLSKEVLQTGKIMKAKSREIINCQHEECPLQAAIVIPLTSHGNTIGTLKLYFKNPNQLSRVEEELAEGLAKIFSTQLELGEAELQSKLLQDAEIKALQAQINPHFLFNAINTVSALCRTDVEKARKLLLQLSVYFRCNLQGARQLLIPLEQELNHVNAYLSLEQARFPNKYEVKNYIEEGLKKTLVPPFVLQLLVENALRHAFPKKQPVCEVEVHVFEKDDMVHFKVKDNGQGIKYERLEQLGKMVVSSKKGTGTALYNINQRLIGLFGKEITLHIESEAEKGTEIVFVIPKSVGEEESGVKGISS; this is translated from the coding sequence ATGTTAAATTTAGTACTCATGATGATTGAACGTGTCGGATTAATTGTTATTTTAGGATTTTTACTTTCGCATATTAAAACGTTCCGGCGCCTTCTTCATAAACAATATGGATGTCAAGATAAGCTTATGCTTATTTGTATTTTTTCTATATTTACAATTGTAAGCAATTACACAGGGATTGAAATTGCAGGAAACACCATTATGAATGAAAATTGGTTACAAGGTGTTTCTTCGTCAAGTACAATTGCGAATACGCGTATTATGGGAGTGGGGATTAGTGGATTGTTAGGCGGTCCTATTGTCGGGATTGGAGTAGGCGTCATCGCTGGTATTCACCGTTATATGCTCGGTGGAACGACGGCATTAAGCTGTGCAATTTCTTCAATTTTAGCAGGGATGATAGCAGGTTATATTGGTTATATATTTCAAAAACATAACCGTGCTATTACTCCTAAATTTTCAGCGATTTTAAGTGTTTTTATTGTTTCTTTAGAGATGCTCATGATCTTATTAATTATCGAAGATGGAATTAGTGTCGTGAAAACAATTGCGATACCGATGATTCTTGTAAATAGCTTTGGCAGTTTTATTTTACTTTCTATGATTCAAGCTATTTTACGCCAAGAAGAAAATGCAAAGGCTTTGCAAACTCATAAAGTACTTCGGATTGCTGATAAGACATTACCATATTTCCGCCAAGGTTTAACAGAAGAATCTTGTAAGCATGTGGCACAAATTATCCATCGTTTTACTGGAACAGATGCGGTATCTTTAACAGATACGGAGAAAATATTAGCTCACGTTGGATTAGCATCGGATCACCATATTCCTTCTCATAGCTTAATTACAGGTTTATCAAAAGAAGTGTTACAAACAGGGAAAATAATGAAAGCGAAATCACGTGAGATTATTAATTGCCAGCATGAAGAATGTCCATTACAAGCAGCGATCGTTATTCCATTAACTTCACATGGAAATACGATAGGAACATTAAAACTTTATTTTAAAAATCCGAACCAATTAAGTCGTGTAGAAGAAGAGTTAGCAGAAGGATTAGCGAAAATTTTTTCCACACAACTGGAGTTAGGTGAGGCAGAGCTGCAAAGTAAATTATTACAAGATGCTGAAATAAAGGCATTACAAGCGCAAATTAATCCGCATTTTCTATTTAACGCAATTAATACCGTATCAGCCTTATGTCGTACAGATGTGGAAAAGGCGAGAAAGTTATTATTGCAGCTTAGTGTATATTTCCGTTGTAATTTACAAGGTGCACGTCAGCTACTTATTCCATTAGAACAGGAGCTAAACCATGTGAATGCATACTTATCATTAGAGCAAGCAAGATTTCCGAATAAATATGAAGTAAAGAATTATATTGAAGAAGGATTAAAGAAAACTTTAGTTCCGCCATTTGTACTTCAGTTATTAGTGGAAAATGCCTTACGTCATGCTTTTCCTAAAAAACAACCAGTTTGTGAAGTAGAGGTACATGTATTTGAAAAAGATGATATGGTGCACTTTAAAGTGAAAGATAATGGACAAGGAATTAAGTATGAGCGTTTAGAGCAACTTGGAAAAATGGTTGTTTCATCAAAAAAAGGAACGGGAACAGCTTTATATAATATTAACCAGCGATTAATAGGTTTATTTGGAAAAGAGATAACACTTCATATTGAGAGCGAGGCGGAGAAAGGAACAGAGATTGTCTTTGTAATTCCGAAAAGCGTAGGGGAGGAAGAAAGCGGTGTTAAAGGTATTAGTAGTTGA
- the sodA gene encoding superoxide dismutase [Mn], with translation MSSFQLPKLSYDYDELEPYIDGDTLALHHGKHHATYVNNLNAALEGYNELHNKSLEELLCNLNNLPKDIVTAVRNNGGGHYCHSLFWEVMSPKGGGDPNGDVAKVIDYYFNTFDNLKDQLSKAAISRFGSGYGWLVLDGEELSVMSTPNQDTPLQEGKIPLLVIDVWEHAYYLKYQNRRPEFVSNWWNTVNWDRVNEKYLQAIQSQKH, from the coding sequence ATGTCTTCATTTCAATTGCCAAAGCTTTCATATGACTATGATGAGCTGGAACCATATATTGATGGAGATACTTTAGCACTTCATCATGGAAAACATCACGCAACATATGTAAATAATTTAAATGCCGCTTTGGAAGGCTACAACGAATTACATAACAAATCTTTAGAAGAATTATTATGTAATTTAAACAATTTGCCGAAAGATATTGTTACAGCTGTAAGAAATAATGGTGGCGGACATTATTGCCATAGCCTCTTTTGGGAAGTGATGAGTCCGAAAGGCGGAGGCGATCCTAATGGAGACGTTGCAAAAGTAATTGATTATTATTTCAATACCTTTGACAACTTAAAAGATCAACTTTCTAAGGCAGCAATTAGTCGTTTTGGAAGTGGCTATGGGTGGCTTGTCCTTGATGGTGAAGAGCTTTCCGTTATGAGCACACCAAATCAAGATACTCCATTACAAGAAGGCAAAATCCCATTGCTCGTCATCGATGTATGGGAACATGCATATTATTTAAAATATCAAAATCGTCGCCCAGAATTTGTTTCAAATTGGTGGAATACAGTTAACTGGGATCGAGTAAATGAAAAGTATTTACAAGCGATTCAATCACAAAAACATTAG
- a CDS encoding nitric oxide synthase oxygenase produces the protein MSKMKELIEEARSFITICYKELNKEQLIEERFKEIVLEIEETGTYEHTFEELVHGSRMAWRNSNRCIGRLFWNKMHILDAREVNDEKGVYNALIHHIRYATNNGKVKPTITIFKQYKDQNNNIKIYNHQLIRYAGYETELGIIGDAHSIPFTKFCQDLGWKGEGTNFDVLPLVFSIDGKEPIHKEIPKEEVKEVPIEHPEYPISSLGVKWYGVPMISDMRLEIGGISYTAAPFNGWYMGTEIGARNLADYDRYNLLPVVAEMMNLDTSRNSMLWKDKALIELNIAVLHSFKKQGVSIVDHHTAAQQFQQFEKQEAACGRVVTGNWVWLIPPLSPATTHIYHKPYPNDILKPNFFHK, from the coding sequence ATGAGTAAAATGAAAGAATTAATAGAGGAAGCAAGAAGTTTTATTACAATTTGCTATAAGGAGCTTAATAAAGAGCAATTAATTGAAGAGCGTTTTAAAGAAATTGTATTGGAAATAGAAGAGACTGGAACGTATGAACATACATTTGAAGAACTTGTTCACGGGTCGCGAATGGCTTGGCGAAATAGTAATAGATGCATCGGGAGATTATTTTGGAATAAGATGCACATACTAGATGCGCGTGAAGTAAATGATGAGAAAGGCGTATATAATGCGTTAATCCATCATATTCGATATGCTACGAATAATGGGAAAGTTAAACCAACGATTACAATTTTTAAGCAATATAAAGATCAAAATAATAATATTAAAATTTATAATCATCAATTAATCAGGTATGCAGGATATGAAACAGAACTAGGGATAATTGGTGATGCACACTCTATACCATTTACGAAATTTTGTCAGGATCTTGGATGGAAGGGAGAAGGTACGAATTTTGACGTATTACCGCTCGTATTTTCTATTGATGGAAAAGAACCGATACATAAAGAAATTCCAAAAGAAGAAGTGAAAGAGGTGCCGATTGAGCATCCGGAATACCCTATTTCATCGCTTGGAGTAAAGTGGTATGGGGTACCGATGATTTCAGATATGCGTTTAGAAATTGGTGGTATTTCTTATACAGCAGCCCCGTTCAATGGATGGTATATGGGAACGGAGATTGGTGCTCGTAACTTAGCTGATTATGATCGCTATAATTTACTTCCAGTTGTTGCAGAGATGATGAATTTAGATACGTCGAGAAATAGTATGTTATGGAAAGACAAAGCGTTAATTGAATTAAATATAGCTGTTTTACATTCTTTTAAAAAGCAAGGGGTAAGTATTGTAGACCATCATACGGCCGCGCAACAATTTCAGCAATTTGAAAAACAAGAGGCCGCTTGTGGGCGAGTTGTAACCGGAAATTGGGTATGGCTTATCCCACCACTATCACCAGCTACAACCCACATCTATCATAAACCGTATCCGAATGATATTCTTAAACCGAATTTCTTTCATAAGTAA